A genome region from Streptomyces xanthophaeus includes the following:
- the dnaA gene encoding chromosomal replication initiator protein DnaA, with translation MITISDLRPSVGRRQQPSTTRPRYGTRGYAIRSNRADVAPHCAQAVDNDLNRTRWPDYRCLTPDFLSRPSQRTTHSWDSCERACSVADVPADLAAVWPRVLEKLLGEGQPGIEPKDKQWVERCQPLALVADTALLAVPNEWGKRVLEGRLAPLISDALSRECGRPIRIAITVDDSAGEPAPPAPPVQQQGGYEPYGGQRPGGGPGDDQLPTARPAYPDYQQQRPEPGAWPRGGQQDDYGWQQPRLGGFPERDPYASPQPGYLQQPEPSGYDQGSYEQQKYEPSPYEAQQHQSHQYEQQPYEPQQYEQPAPRQAPGRPAAPPSPSGSSTSGPLEPTARLNPKYLFDTFVIGASNRFAHAAAVAVAEAPAKAYNPLFVYGESGLGKTHLLHAIGHYARSLYPGTRVRYVSSEEFTNEFINSIRDGKGDAFRKRYREMDILLVDDIQFLASKESTQEEFFHTFNTLHNANKQIVLSSDRPPKQLVTLEDRLRNRFEWGLITDVQPPELETRIAILRKKAVQEQLNAPPEVLEFIASRISRNIRELEGALIRVTAFASLNRQPVDLGLTEDVLKNLIPGGEDSAPEITASDIMAATADYFGLTVDDLCGSSRSRVLVTARQIAMYLCRELTDLSLPKIGAQFGGRDHTTVMHADRKIRALMAERRSIYNQVTELTNRIKNA, from the coding sequence ATGATCACTATCAGTGACCTTCGCCCATCGGTAGGCAGGCGGCAGCAGCCATCGACAACTCGACCTCGTTACGGTACGCGCGGCTACGCCATCCGGTCAAACCGAGCCGACGTGGCCCCACACTGTGCACAGGCTGTGGACAACGACTTGAACCGTACCCGCTGGCCTGACTACCGTTGCCTGACCCCGGATTTTTTGTCCCGACCGTCCCAAAGAACCACACATTCGTGGGACTCCTGTGAGAGAGCGTGCTCTGTGGCTGACGTACCTGCCGATCTTGCCGCAGTGTGGCCAAGGGTGCTCGAAAAGCTCCTCGGGGAGGGACAGCCGGGGATCGAGCCCAAGGACAAGCAGTGGGTCGAGCGGTGTCAGCCCCTGGCACTCGTCGCCGACACCGCACTGCTGGCCGTCCCCAACGAATGGGGCAAGCGCGTCCTCGAAGGCCGGCTCGCCCCGCTGATCAGTGACGCCCTCAGCCGTGAGTGCGGCCGCCCCATCCGGATCGCCATCACCGTGGACGACTCCGCCGGCGAGCCCGCGCCCCCCGCCCCGCCCGTCCAGCAGCAGGGCGGGTACGAGCCGTACGGCGGCCAGCGCCCCGGCGGCGGACCCGGCGACGACCAGCTGCCCACCGCCCGCCCGGCGTACCCGGACTACCAGCAGCAGCGCCCCGAGCCCGGCGCCTGGCCCCGCGGCGGCCAGCAGGACGACTACGGCTGGCAGCAGCCGCGCCTCGGCGGTTTCCCCGAGCGCGATCCGTACGCCTCCCCGCAGCCGGGCTACCTCCAGCAGCCCGAGCCCTCCGGTTACGACCAGGGCTCCTACGAGCAGCAGAAGTACGAGCCGTCCCCGTACGAGGCCCAGCAGCACCAGTCCCATCAATACGAGCAGCAGCCGTACGAGCCCCAGCAGTACGAGCAGCCGGCACCGCGCCAGGCCCCCGGCCGGCCAGCGGCGCCGCCGTCCCCGTCCGGCAGCTCCACCTCGGGCCCGCTGGAGCCGACCGCACGGCTGAACCCCAAGTACCTCTTCGACACCTTCGTCATCGGCGCCTCCAACCGCTTCGCGCACGCCGCCGCGGTGGCCGTCGCCGAGGCACCCGCGAAGGCCTACAACCCCCTCTTCGTCTACGGGGAGTCGGGCCTCGGCAAGACGCACCTGCTGCACGCCATCGGGCACTACGCGCGGAGCCTCTACCCCGGCACCCGGGTGCGGTACGTGAGCTCCGAGGAGTTCACCAACGAGTTCATCAACTCCATCCGCGACGGCAAGGGCGACGCGTTCCGCAAGCGCTACCGCGAGATGGACATCCTGCTCGTCGACGACATCCAGTTCCTCGCGAGCAAGGAGTCGACGCAGGAGGAGTTCTTCCACACCTTCAACACACTCCACAACGCCAACAAGCAGATCGTGCTCTCCTCCGACCGGCCGCCCAAGCAGCTGGTCACCCTGGAGGACCGGCTCCGCAACCGCTTCGAGTGGGGCCTGATCACCGACGTCCAGCCGCCCGAGCTGGAGACCCGTATCGCGATCCTGCGCAAGAAGGCCGTCCAGGAACAGCTCAACGCCCCGCCGGAGGTACTGGAGTTCATCGCCTCCCGCATCTCGCGCAACATCCGCGAGCTGGAGGGGGCGCTGATCCGGGTCACGGCGTTCGCGAGCCTCAACCGGCAGCCGGTCGACCTGGGCCTCACCGAGGACGTCCTGAAGAACCTGATCCCGGGCGGCGAGGACAGCGCTCCGGAGATCACGGCCTCCGACATCATGGCGGCCACCGCCGACTACTTCGGCCTGACCGTGGACGACCTGTGCGGCTCCTCGCGCAGCCGGGTCCTGGTCACCGCCCGGCAGATCGCCATGTACCTGTGCCGGGAGCTCACCGACCTCTCACTGCCCAAGATCGGGGCCCAGTTCGGCGGCCGCGACCACACGACCGTCATGCACGCGGACCGCAAGATCCGCGCTCTGATGGCCGAGCGCCGCTCCATCTACAACCAGGTCACCGAGCTCACCAACCGCATCAAGAACGCCT
- the rpmH gene encoding 50S ribosomal protein L34, translating into MSKRTFQPNNRRRAKTHGFRLRMRTRAGRAILANRRGKGRAALSA; encoded by the coding sequence GTGAGCAAGCGCACCTTCCAGCCGAACAACCGCCGTCGTGCCAAGACCCACGGCTTCCGCCTGCGGATGCGTACCCGTGCCGGTCGCGCGATCCTCGCGAACCGTCGTGGCAAGGGCCGCGCCGCCCTTTCCGCGTAA
- the rnpA gene encoding ribonuclease P protein component, with protein MLSPENRLRRREDFASAVRRGRRAGRPLLVVHLRTSGATDPHESGEIDPSTRAGFVVSKAVGNAVIRNRVKRRLRHLVRERLSQLPAGSLVVVRALPGAGDAGPDELARDLDAALVRLLGGVAR; from the coding sequence GTGCTGTCTCCCGAAAATCGGCTGAGGCGGCGCGAGGACTTCGCGAGCGCGGTACGTCGAGGTCGTCGGGCTGGTCGCCCGCTCCTCGTCGTCCATCTACGTACAAGCGGTGCAACGGACCCGCACGAGTCGGGGGAGATCGATCCCTCGACGCGTGCGGGTTTCGTCGTCAGCAAGGCTGTCGGCAACGCCGTCATACGTAACCGGGTCAAGCGCCGTCTGCGCCATCTGGTCCGCGAGCGGCTGTCTCAGCTGCCCGCCGGTAGCCTGGTGGTGGTACGTGCGTTGCCCGGAGCGGGTGATGCCGGCCCCGACGAGCTGGCCCGGGACCTGGATGCCGCTCTGGTGCGGCTCCTGGGAGGCGTGGCTCGATGA
- the yidD gene encoding membrane protein insertion efficiency factor YidD: MKYPLLALIKLYQWTISPLLGPVCRYYPSCSHYGYTAIDRHGAVKGTALTAWRILRCNPWSPGGVDHVPARKRPRWHEQLRSALRRSRNAQGA, encoded by the coding sequence ATGAAGTACCCGCTGCTCGCTTTGATCAAGCTGTACCAGTGGACGATCAGTCCGCTGCTCGGGCCGGTGTGCCGCTACTACCCGTCGTGTTCGCACTACGGGTACACGGCCATCGACCGGCATGGTGCGGTGAAAGGGACGGCCCTGACCGCCTGGCGGATCCTGCGGTGCAATCCGTGGTCCCCGGGTGGCGTGGACCACGTCCCAGCCCGTAAACGCCCGCGTTGGCACGAGCAGCTGCGCAGTGCGTTGCGTAGATCTCGCAATGCTCAAGGAGCCTGA
- the yidC gene encoding membrane protein insertase YidC, translated as MDTIASLFSFITYPVSWIIVQFHSLYGAIFGESSGLAWGLSIVSLVILIRICLIPLFVKQIKATRGMQALQPKMKAIQERYKNDKQRQSEEMMKLYKETGTNPLSSCLPILAQSPFFFALYHTLSNIADGKPVGAMDQQLVDSARAAKIFGAPIAAKFMDSPEKVAALGATLTDVRIVTAVMIIMMSLSQFYTQRQLMQKNVDLSVKTPFMQQQKMLMYIFPVIFAVMGINFPVGVLVYWLTTNVWTMGQQMYVISQNPTPGSKAQDQYLTRLLKQISTHGELKGRGRKRVVAAIVAKGPDRNDNERKFIAALTKQGMAAQPDGSVIKSVEATADSDAASGGAAKRQQPKRQSKSQRQTPSKPAPKK; from the coding sequence GTGGACACGATTGCCAGTCTGTTCAGCTTTATCACTTACCCCGTCTCGTGGATCATCGTCCAGTTCCACTCGCTGTACGGGGCGATCTTCGGTGAGTCGAGTGGGTTGGCCTGGGGCCTGTCCATCGTGTCCCTAGTGATCTTGATCCGTATCTGCCTGATCCCGCTCTTCGTGAAGCAGATCAAGGCGACGCGGGGTATGCAGGCGCTCCAGCCGAAGATGAAGGCGATCCAGGAGCGCTACAAGAACGACAAGCAGCGTCAGTCCGAAGAGATGATGAAGCTGTACAAGGAGACGGGTACCAACCCGCTCTCCTCGTGCCTGCCCATCCTGGCGCAGTCCCCGTTCTTCTTCGCGCTGTACCACACGCTGTCGAACATCGCCGATGGCAAGCCGGTCGGTGCGATGGACCAGCAGCTGGTCGACAGCGCCCGTGCGGCCAAGATCTTCGGTGCGCCGATCGCCGCGAAGTTCATGGACAGCCCCGAGAAGGTCGCCGCCCTCGGCGCGACCCTGACGGACGTCCGGATCGTGACCGCCGTCATGATCATCATGATGTCGCTGTCGCAGTTCTACACCCAGCGTCAGCTGATGCAGAAGAACGTCGACCTCTCGGTCAAGACGCCGTTCATGCAGCAGCAGAAGATGCTGATGTACATCTTCCCGGTGATCTTCGCGGTCATGGGCATCAACTTCCCCGTCGGTGTTCTCGTCTACTGGCTGACCACGAACGTGTGGACCATGGGTCAGCAGATGTACGTGATCAGCCAGAACCCGACGCCGGGCAGCAAGGCGCAGGACCAGTACCTGACCCGCCTGCTGAAGCAGATCAGCACGCACGGTGAGCTCAAGGGCCGGGGCCGGAAGCGGGTCGTCGCGGCGATCGTCGCCAAGGGGCCGGACCGCAACGACAACGAGCGCAAGTTCATCGCCGCCCTCACCAAGCAGGGCATGGCCGCGCAGCCCGACGGCTCCGTGATCAAGAGTGTCGAGGCCACGGCAGACTCGGATGCGGCGAGCGGCGGTGCCGCGAAGCGGCAGCAGCCGAAGCGCCAGTCGAAGTCGCAGCGTCAGACCCCCAGCAAGCCCGCTCCCAAGAAGTAA
- a CDS encoding protein jag, protein MTEGTTTAAAESGDTLTRLEQEGEIAADYLEGLLDIADLDGDIDMDVEADRAAVSIVSDSASRDLQKLVGRDGEVLEALQELTRLAVHRETGDRSRLMLDIAGFRAKKREELAALGAQAAADVKASGEPLKLAPMTPFERKVVHDAVAAAGLRSESEGEEPQRFVVVLPA, encoded by the coding sequence GTGACGGAAGGCACCACCACCGCCGCCGCTGAGAGTGGCGACACCCTGACCCGCCTCGAGCAGGAGGGTGAGATCGCGGCCGACTACCTCGAGGGTCTGCTGGACATCGCCGACCTGGACGGCGACATCGACATGGATGTCGAGGCCGACCGGGCCGCGGTGTCGATCGTCAGTGACTCGGCCAGCCGTGATCTGCAGAAGCTCGTGGGCCGCGACGGTGAGGTTCTGGAGGCTCTGCAGGAGCTGACCCGCCTCGCCGTGCACCGGGAGACCGGGGACCGCAGCCGGCTGATGCTGGACATCGCCGGGTTCCGTGCGAAGAAGCGCGAGGAGCTGGCGGCGCTGGGCGCCCAGGCCGCGGCGGACGTGAAGGCGTCCGGCGAGCCGCTGAAGCTGGCTCCGATGACCCCGTTCGAGCGGAAGGTCGTCCACGACGCCGTGGCGGCCGCCGGTCTGCGCAGCGAGTCCGAGGGCGAGGAGCCGCAGCGCTTCGTCGTTGTGCTCCCTGCCTGA
- the rsmG gene encoding 16S rRNA (guanine(527)-N(7))-methyltransferase RsmG, producing the protein MTEAAELPPAPEEARAVFGEFFPEAVRYAELLADAGVKRGLIGPREVPRLWERHLLNCAVLSEVVPQGVTVCDVGSGAGLPGIPLALVRRDLKITLLEPLLRRTTFLQEAVELLGLDHVTVVRGRAEEVLGKLQPVHVVTARAVAPLDRLAGWGVPLLRPYGEMLALKGDTADEELVSAKTALAKLGVVKTSVLHVGEGLVDPLSTVVRVEVGESPGGVRFAAKRAKAARVGRTRRRR; encoded by the coding sequence GTGACGGAGGCAGCTGAGCTTCCCCCGGCGCCTGAAGAGGCGCGCGCGGTGTTCGGTGAGTTTTTCCCGGAAGCTGTGCGGTACGCGGAGCTGCTGGCGGACGCAGGAGTCAAGCGGGGCCTGATCGGGCCGCGTGAGGTGCCGCGCCTGTGGGAGCGGCACCTGCTGAACTGCGCTGTGCTGTCGGAGGTGGTGCCCCAGGGCGTCACCGTGTGCGACGTGGGCTCGGGCGCGGGTCTGCCCGGTATCCCGCTCGCTCTGGTGCGACGGGATCTCAAGATCACGCTGCTCGAACCGCTGCTGCGGCGTACGACCTTCCTCCAGGAGGCCGTGGAGCTGCTGGGCCTGGACCACGTCACGGTGGTGCGGGGGCGGGCCGAGGAGGTCCTGGGCAAGCTGCAGCCGGTGCACGTGGTGACGGCGCGGGCGGTGGCTCCGCTGGACCGGCTGGCCGGCTGGGGTGTGCCCCTGCTGCGGCCGTACGGCGAGATGCTGGCGCTGAAGGGTGACACCGCGGACGAGGAGCTGGTGTCGGCGAAGACGGCGCTGGCGAAGCTGGGTGTGGTGAAGACCTCGGTGCTGCACGTGGGTGAGGGGCTGGTGGACCCTCTGTCGACGGTGGTGCGGGTCGAGGTCGGAGAGAGCCCTGGAGGGGTGAGGTTCGCGGCCAAGCGGGCCAAGGCGGCCCGGGTGGGACGCACCCGCCGACGCCGGTGA
- a CDS encoding ParA family protein — MGGSVHREPDVEESDTVRSDANLAGPMADPVPGPRSEPAGEDVSRETLPPPLVDNDTPIGRAAQQAVEALGRAGERLPRPNQTRVIVVANQKGGVGKTTTTVNLAASLALHGARVLVVDLDPQGNASTALGIDHHADVPSIYDVLVDSRPLLEVVQPVVDVEGLFCAPATIDLAGAEIELVSLVARESRLQRAIQAYDQPLDYILIDCPPSLGLLTVNALVAGAEVLIPIQCEYYALEGLGQLLRNVDLVRAHLNPTLHVSTILLTMYDGRTRLASQVAEEVRSHFGKEVLRTSIPRSVRISEAPSYGQTVLTYDPGSSGSLSYLEAAREIAYRGVGIQYDARHAHLGPGTNSTQSVAEGIQ, encoded by the coding sequence ATGGGAGGCTCTGTTCATCGCGAGCCTGATGTCGAGGAGAGTGACACCGTGCGGTCCGACGCCAACCTCGCGGGGCCCATGGCCGATCCGGTCCCCGGGCCCCGCTCTGAACCGGCGGGTGAGGATGTTTCACGTGAAACATTGCCTCCGCCTCTTGTAGACAACGACACCCCCATCGGCCGAGCCGCCCAGCAGGCGGTCGAGGCGCTGGGGCGCGCCGGTGAGAGGCTGCCCCGGCCGAATCAGACCCGGGTCATCGTGGTCGCCAACCAGAAGGGCGGCGTGGGCAAGACCACGACGACCGTGAACCTGGCGGCCTCACTCGCGCTGCACGGTGCACGGGTCCTGGTGGTCGACCTCGACCCGCAGGGCAACGCGTCCACGGCCCTGGGTATCGACCACCACGCCGACGTGCCGTCCATCTACGACGTGCTCGTGGACAGCCGGCCGCTGCTGGAGGTCGTCCAGCCGGTGGTGGACGTGGAGGGGCTCTTCTGTGCCCCGGCGACGATCGACCTGGCGGGTGCGGAGATCGAGCTGGTGTCGCTCGTGGCGCGGGAGAGCCGCCTCCAGCGGGCGATCCAGGCGTACGACCAGCCCCTCGACTACATCCTGATCGACTGTCCTCCCTCGCTCGGCCTGCTGACGGTGAACGCACTGGTGGCCGGCGCGGAGGTGCTGATCCCGATCCAGTGCGAGTACTACGCACTGGAGGGCCTGGGCCAGCTGTTGCGCAATGTCGATCTGGTGCGGGCCCACCTCAACCCGACGCTCCATGTGTCCACCATCCTGCTGACGATGTACGACGGCAGGACGCGGCTGGCCTCGCAGGTGGCGGAGGAGGTGCGCAGCCACTTCGGCAAGGAGGTGCTGCGGACGAGTATCCCCCGGTCGGTGCGCATTTCCGAGGCGCCGAGCTATGGGCAGACGGTGCTCACGTACGACCCGGGTTCCAGTGGTTCCCTCTCCTACCTGGAGGCAGCGCGAGAGATCGCGTATCGGGGGGTCGGCATTCAGTACGACGCTCGGCACGCCCATCTGGGCCCGGGCACGAACAGCACGCAGAGTGTGGCGGAGGGGATCCAGTGA
- a CDS encoding ParB/RepB/Spo0J family partition protein has protein sequence MSERRRGLGRGLGALIPAAPQEKTPPVISSGSTSPSAVPTLASERGVAAAKLAALVQADVSRETSLAVVPEADPEPQLQPAAESNVVAGATFAELSMDAITPNPRQPREVFDEDALAELVTSIQEVGLLQPVVVRQAAPGRYELIMGERRWRACREAGLEAIPAIIRATDDEKLLLDALLENLHRAQLNPLEEAAAYDQLLKDFNCTHDQLADRIGRSRPQVSNTLRLLKLSPPVQRRVAAGVLSAGHARALLSVEDSEQQDKLAHRIVAEGLSVRAVEEIVTLMASEPSSAVKPKGPRAGARVAPALSELATRLSDRFETRVKVDLGQKKGKITVEFASMEDLERILGTLAPGEGRVLDQGLAGE, from the coding sequence GTGAGTGAGCGACGTAGAGGTCTGGGACGGGGGCTCGGTGCACTGATTCCCGCAGCTCCGCAGGAGAAGACGCCGCCGGTGATCAGCTCCGGTTCGACGTCCCCGTCGGCGGTGCCGACGCTGGCTTCGGAGCGGGGTGTCGCGGCGGCGAAGCTCGCTGCGCTCGTACAGGCCGATGTTTCACGTGAAACATCGCTCGCGGTCGTCCCGGAGGCCGATCCGGAGCCCCAGCTCCAGCCCGCGGCTGAGAGCAATGTGGTGGCGGGCGCGACGTTCGCCGAGCTCTCGATGGACGCGATCACGCCGAACCCGCGCCAGCCGCGCGAGGTGTTCGACGAGGACGCGCTCGCCGAGCTGGTGACCTCCATCCAGGAGGTGGGCCTGCTCCAGCCGGTGGTGGTGCGGCAGGCGGCCCCCGGCCGCTATGAGCTGATCATGGGTGAGCGGCGCTGGCGTGCCTGCCGCGAGGCCGGGCTGGAGGCCATTCCGGCGATCATCCGGGCGACGGACGACGAGAAGCTGCTGCTGGACGCGCTGCTGGAGAACCTGCACCGGGCTCAGCTGAACCCGCTGGAAGAGGCCGCGGCCTACGACCAGCTGCTCAAGGACTTCAACTGCACCCACGACCAGCTGGCCGACCGGATCGGACGTTCGCGTCCTCAGGTGTCGAACACGCTGCGGCTGCTCAAGCTCTCCCCTCCGGTGCAGCGCCGGGTGGCCGCGGGTGTGCTGTCGGCCGGGCACGCGCGTGCGCTGCTGTCGGTGGAGGACTCCGAGCAGCAGGACAAGCTGGCGCACCGGATCGTGGCCGAGGGTCTGTCGGTGCGTGCGGTCGAGGAGATCGTGACGCTGATGGCTTCGGAGCCGTCGAGTGCGGTGAAGCCGAAGGGTCCGCGTGCGGGTGCCCGTGTGGCTCCGGCGCTCAGCGAGCTGGCGACGCGGCTGTCGGACCGGTTCGAGACGCGGGTGAAGGTGGACCTGGGCCAGAAGAAGGGCAAGATCACCGTCGAGTTCGCCTCGATGGAGGATCTGGAGCGGATTCTGGGGACGCTGGCGCCGGGCGAGGGCCGGGTGCTGGATCAGGGTCTTGCCGGGGAGTGA